Within the Dialister hominis genome, the region ATATCCGCCGCTACTTCAAAGACAATGGATGCCTGCTGGCGGTCGGCAGCGCAGCCATACACTTCGGCGCGCTGTTCTCCGTCGCCGCAGCATAAGAGGAGTGCTACCGCTGCCGCCAGTTCCGACTTGCCCTGCTTCTTGGGAATCTCGATGTAGGCGGTATTGAACTGCCGATAGCCGTTCGGCTTTAAGATGCCGAACACATCACGGATGATCTGCTCCTGCCAGTCGATCAGTTCGAACGGTTTACCTGCCCAGGTGCCCTTGGTATGGCAGAGACATTCGATAAAGGACACGGCATAGTCCGCCATGGTCTTGTTGTATTTGGAATCTTTGGCCCTGAACTTCGTAGATCGATAGCGTTTCAACTTCCGCAAGCAGCGTCACCTCCTTTGCGGCAACAAAAAAGACTGCCGAAGTGGGCAGTCTTGGTATACAAATATGATATGTGTAATTATTTCTTTCTGATTATAAGGCAGCGGTCTATGCCGTACAATACGTTCAACGTGCTGCCGTTGTCCCAATGCACCAGCAGGCTGCCGGTGTCATCCACACCGACGACTGTTCCCTTGGTGCCGATCGGCGGAGCCTGGGCGTCGTCCATTTGCACCAGTACAATCCGCGTCCCGGCGGGATATGTGCTGCGCAGTTGCTCCAGCCTTTCCTTATTCGGATATCTCATCAGGGTGTTCTTCCTTTCTGCCATTTTTAAAGGCCGAGGAGCCGGAAAGGTGCTGCAGGAGCAGCTTCCGTTCGTCCTTGTATTCCTTGCCAATAAACCCAAGCCGGAGCAGGAAGCAGCGGAAGTCGTATTTCTCGTTGGTGGATGGGTGCTCCGTTGCCAGAACCCGTTTCTGCTTCTTTGCCAGATGGCAGAGTGCTGTAATGAAATGGGCGTAGGCTTTGACCGTATCGGCATTCGGGCAGCCGGTAAATCAAGGAAATAGCACTTTATCCTCCGTTACCTGCATGCGCAGCACATCAGTTTGGAAAACTTTTAACATAATGCTGCTCTTGGCCTGAATCAGCTTCTTCAGGTTTTCCAACGCCGTATCGGTGAAAAAGGAGCGTGGCATGGCAATCACCAAATCGTCTATGTTCTCCTGCTTAGACGCCGAATCGTCAGGTTCTTTCTCTATTGGTTCGGCTGGATCGACATGGAATCCCATGCTGTCGAGTTTCTCGAGTAAATCCTTAGTTTCTGTACTGGCATCAAAATTAAGATTGCCGTCGCGGTCGACCGTGAAGCAGTCAATCTCATAGGCATAGCTGGGAATCCCCTGATACACTTTGGCGGCTCCGTTAATGGTGCTGATGGCATCCGCCAGTTCCTTACGTGTTTTTCCTTGTGCATGGTACAAAATTTTCATGGTAGAAAACCCCTTTCTTTTTTATCATGTACATATATCACTCTAACCGGCAACTATAGCAAGGGGTTTATACCACAAATTACACGTATTATTCTTGTACTACCACCATTTTACCGAGCAACTTTCCGGTCAGCCACAGACCGCTGTCAATCAGCGTCGGCAGAAAGCACTGGTCGCGGAATTTGTTCCAGCCGGTTTCCTTGCCAGCGGATTCCTGCAAGGCTACTGTGTAGGCATCTGCTACTTCCTTTACTGCCGGAAGCACCGTTGTATGGAGCCAGGAAATAGTGGCATTCTTGGCATCCTCCTGCACCGAGTCCAGAATGTGTTCCTTGAGTTCGTTCTTAATTGTTTCGATATCCATATTAGTATCTCCCTTCAAAATCTGTTATGCCGCGGGCAATGGCCCGGGCGAAATCATCCGCGTTATTCGTGAGCAGCGCGGCATCATCCTCATTATCAATAAAAGCTGTTTCTACTAAGACGGCGGGCATCGTGGTGTCCTTCAACACGATGAGGTTGGGCCGTTCCTTCAGGCCGTGATCCACTGTGCCGAGACTCTGCACGATCTGCAACTGGATGCAGGCGGCAAGCTGTGGGGACGAGCCGCTGTCGTTAGTATAGATAAGCGTTTCTGTACCGCGGGCGTAGCCGCTGTCGGAGTTGCAGTGCAAACTGACGAATACATCAGCAGACCATGCATTTGCCGTATCCACCACGCAAGGCAGATCCGGTGTTTCTCCTGCCAGATTATCACTTTGCAGGAGCTGCACCTCGCAGCCTGCCGTCTCCAAATATGTTTGGACGAGACTGCCAATCGTAGCAGCCACATCACATTCCCGCAGTCCGGTGTTTGGGTTCACCGCGCCGCTGTCCCGTTCCCGGTCATGCCCGGGGTTGATACATACACGCATTATGTTGCCTCCATTTCAGTATAGGTATACGTTTTCCCGTTCCGTGTCACGGTTACCCGTTCGTCCGAGCCGACCTGCTCAATGTAACGTTTCACGATCACATCACAGAACTTTTCATCGAGTTCTATCATATAGCAGCGTCGTTTCGTCTGCTCGCAAGCCAGCAGCGTTGAGCCGCTGCCGCCGAATGGATCCAGTACGGTGCAACCGGTCATGCTGGAATTCAAAATAGGATAGGCTAAAAGCGGGATCGGTTTCATGGTGGGATGGTCCGTATTCTTTTTCGGCTTATCAAACTCCCAGATAGTCGATTCCTTCCGTCCGGTGTACCACTCGTGCTTTCCTTTCTTCTTCCAGCCGTAGAGCACCGGCTCGTGCTGCCACTGATAGGGAGAGCGTCCCAGCACCAGCGACTGTTTCATCCAGATGCAGCAGCCGGATAAATAAAAACCGGCATCCGAGAAGGCTTTCCTAAAGTTAAGTCCCTCGGTGTCGGCGTGAAACACATAGATGCTGGCATCGTCTGCCATGACGGTGTGCATGCAGGAAAACGCATCATATAAGAATTGGTAGAACTTGTCGTCCTGCAGGTGATCGTTCTTGATTTTTCCGGCCCGGCCTTCGTAGTTGACATTATATGGCGGATCGGTGACCACCAGATTGACCGGTGTTCCCTGCAGCAATCGCTGGTATGTTTCCGGCTGGGTGCTGTCGCCGCAGAGCAGGCGATAGATTCCCAACTGCCACATATCACCTGCCTTGGAAAATACCGGCTTTTTGAGTTCGGCATCCACATCAAAGTCATCCTCATGTACACCATTCTTTATATCGTCCTTGAACAGGTCGTCCAGTTCTGCCGGATCAAAGCCGGTAAGCGATACATCAAAGTCGCTGCCCTGCAGATCGGTAATGAGTAGGGCTAATTTATCCGTATCCCAATCGCCGCTGATTTTATTAAGGGCGATGTTTAGGGCTTTTTCCTTTTCGGTGTCCATGTCGATGACGACGCAGTCAATTTCCGAGATGCCCTCCTGCTGGAGCACCTTCAGGCGCTGGTGCCCGCCGACCACGTTGCCGGTGCGCTTGTTCCAGATAACCGGTTCGACGTAGCCGAACTCGTCCAGCGAGCGTTTCAATTTTTCATATTCCGGATCGCCCGGCTGCAAATCCTTTCTCGGATTATAGGCTGCCGGGATAAGGTCTTGTATGTTCTTTTTGATCAATTCCATAATTATTTTCCTTTCCGTGCCTGCAACAGGTGTTCCATCATCGTATCCTGCGGACTTCCTACAAATGCTGTGGTACAGTTCTGCTTGACGATATCGAAAATCTCGTACCAGAGCAGGTTCGCCTGTTTTTGAAATGATTGGCTCATCTGCACAAACGGACTGGTAATGGCACCGCCGGTCGTGGGGTGCTTGCCGAGCAGTCCATACGTGCTGATGGCTTCCTCGCACTGGATATACCGGGCAAATGCCTGGGCATAGGCTTCCAGCAGCCGGGGATTGACGAGCCGTTCGCAGCCGCGGTCCTTCAGCCATTTCCAGGTCTGGCGAAACAGGTCGTCGGCACCGAGCGGCTTGCCGTCCCGCTGCCGGGCAGACAAATAGTCACTGGGATTCGGCATATCCTCGCCGGTGAGATCTGCGGCATCGTTTAACTCGGCACCTTCTAAGGCAGGCGTCGGCAGGTCGATAATGGTGGCTGCTTTTCCCTTGTCGATTTTATCGGCCAGCGCCTCCGGCTTGTCTCCGGCGCGGATCCGTCTGCCGCCGCGATTGGTTCCGTCCTTGGCCATGGCTGTTCAACTCCTTTCCCATGCGGTAAATCCCCCGTTTGAACTGCAATTTTTGTGCGTGTGACCCCAGCACCGGTCTAGCATTTGGGTGCGCCAGAGATTTTGACCGCCCCTCCTGGCAGAGCGTAGTCATTCGTAGTGGTATTCCTTTCTGGCATGATGCCAGCGGTCGTCCATCTCGGCGGTGATCTTTGAGTGGCACGGCTTGCATAATGCCATAAGGTTATCCTCGTCATGGGTGCCACCGCGGGAGAGGGGACGGATATGGTGCACCTCCGTTGCCGGAGTGGTCTTGTGGTTCTTCAGACACATCTCGCATAAGGGGTGTTTTCCGATGTACCGGTCCCGGATGCGCTTCCATGCTCTGCCGTATCGTTTCTTGACAACAGGACTGCGCTCGTACGCGTCATAACGTTTGTCCATTAATTTTTGGTGCTGCTCGCAGTACCGGTTCACGGTCAGCTCCCTGCAGCCGGGGTAGGCGCACGGCTTTTTGGGTTTCCAAGGCAAAGCACTCATCTCCAGACATAGCAAAAGCCTTCAAGGGATTGCTCCCACGAAGGCTTTTCACATTTTTTCATGCTATTAGTATACCACGTCGAACAGATACATGCGTCCGCTACATTACTCATGTGGCTAAAATAATTGGGAATGACTGCCCAAACGATATAGCAGAAGAACAAGTACATCATCTTTGGTTTCATAAATGAGAAGCCAATCTGGATCAATATGGCATTCCCGGCAACCTTTGTATGTTCCACCTAAATCATGGTCTCTATATTTTTCATCCAATTGTTTTCCTTGGGCCAATTGCTCAATGACAGAGAACAGCACATCTATATCTTTGTTCTGCTTCTTTGCCAATTTCAAATCTTTCTTAAATTGAGTGGTGAATTTTACTTCGTACTTCATTTTTCAAGGGCCACACGCAAATCTGTCATATTGGTATACCCTTTTACTTTTTTATCAATGGCGATTCGTTTGCCTTCTTCAATGGCAGATCTAGTTGTTGCATTAGGAACGTCAAGAGTGAGACGGAAGGGAATGCCATTTTCTCGTATCGTTGTTTTTAAGAATATGTTTACCGCCGTCGTCATATTCATTCCCAGAGCATTGAATATTTTCTCAGCCTGATTTTTGACTTCCTTATCCGTCCGGATATTCAAATTTGTATTTACCATATTCAACACCTCCATTTCTGTCTTGAATATAGCATTATTTTTGGCTGATGTCAACACAATGTCAATATAATAAACACATAGCAAAAGCCTCCAAAGGATTTGCTCCCTCGAAGGCTTCTCTCACACTTTCATGCTATTAGTATAACACGTCAAATGGATAAATGCGTCCGCGATTTTGGACATCATGTCTTCCCAAATAAAAGAATAGCAAACTTAGCTAATGCACGATTCTTCCTTTTGTAGGCAGACGACCGCTCGATGTGGAAATGATCAGCGATGGCATAGACGGCACTCGTCTGTGCATCCTCGTCGGCATAAAAAGTTTGCAGCACGTATTGCTCGTCGCTGCTCAGCTTTTCCCATGCAGGCTGGAGAACCATGCCATGTACTCGACAGCCTGCCGGTACCGTTCTTTCAGAATGTCGATGTCTGCCAGTCCGGAGATGATATGATCTTCTGTTGCATGTGGGTTGCTGGAGTGCGGCATCCCATCAAAGCCGGACGGATGCAGGCTGGTCATGGCAGCGTATGCCTGCTTAATGTCCTCGCTGGTATTTTCGATGATGAACTTCATGCTGTCGTAATCCCGGATGGCATCAATGGCGCCGCTCCGTTTATTCAGGTATTTCCAGATAACACTCATAGGCTGCCTCCTTGCAAGTTGGCCCGGACTGCCTCAATCAGTGCAGCCTGGGTTTTGTTTTTTTCTTTTAATGATTTCATAATGGTTTCATCTATGGTTCCGGCAGTCAGGATGTGATGAATGATGACCGTATCGGTTTGTCCTTGCCGCCAGAGTCTGGCATTCGTTTGTTGGTATAATTCCAAGCTCCAGGTTAGTCCAAACCAGACGAGAGTGGATCCGCCTTGTTGCAGGTTTAGACCATGTCCGGCAGAGGCGGGGTGGAGAATAGCAACAGGAATAACACCAGCGTTCCAATCTGTTATATCTTGTGAAGTCTTGATTTCTCGTACCGTAAACCGTTGCTGAATCCGTATCAGATCATGCTTGAACCAGTATGCAATCAATACGGGTTTGCCATTGGCACCTTCAAGAATATCCTCCAGGGCATCGAGCTTTCGGTCATGAATGGGAATGATTCGTTTTTCCTCATCGTAGACGGCACCATTTGCCATCTGGCATAGCTTGTTTGATAAGGCAGGCGCGTTTACGGCATCAATTTCTTTCCCATCTAGTGAAAGCACAAGCTGGGAACACAAGGTATCATACATGTTTCGTTCCCGCTTCGAGAGGTGTACACTGATTTCATTTCGTACTAATGCTGGCATAGTCAGATACTCCTTGCTTTTCATGGAAATGGTGATGTCTGCGATACGCCGATAGATTTCTTCTTCCGCACCGGGTTTTGGTTTGTAAGAAAAGATCATCTGCTGATTCCGCTTATCCGGTTGGAAAAATTCACTCCGGTAGTGGGTGATAAAGCGACCAAGCCGCTGTCCCATATCCAACAGGCGAAACTCTGCCCAAAGATCCATCAGGCCGTTTGAAGAAGGTGTACCGGTTAGTCCTACGATTCGTTTTACCTTGAGACGAACTCTTAACAAGCTCCGAAACCGTTTTGCTTGATACGATTTAAAAGAGGAAAGCTCATCGATTACCAGCATATCGTAATGAAAGAGGATGCCGGAATCTTCTATCAACCAAGGCACATTCTCACGATTGATAATGTGGATATTGACCTGCTGCAAGAGTGCGGCTTTTCGTTCCGTAGCCGTACCAATAGCAACGGCATACGTTACATCATGCAGATGGTCCCATTTCTGGATTTCTGCTGGCCAAGTATCTCGTGCTACACGCAGGGGTGCAATCACTAATACGCGATGGACGTCAAAACTGTCATAGATTAATTGCTCTATGGCGGTTAAGGTAATGACGCTTTTTCCCAATCCCATATCCAGCAAAATGGCAGCCGTTGGATTTTTTAGGATGAAGTTTGTGGCATAGGTTTGATAATCATGAGGTTTGTATTGCATCCAGCATTCCTCCTAGTTGCGTACTATTGTCGATGCAGTATACCGGAAAACCAAGTGCTTCTAACTGGCGCTTCCGATGTACCTGTAGCGGACGCATTTTCTTTCCGGGTGCTTTAAGCTCCACAAAGGCAATGCGTCCATGGGGCAGCAGCACCAATCTATCAGGCATCCCGTCATATCCGGGGGAGACGAATTTGGGACAGATACCACCTTTATGTTTTACAGAATGTACAAGCTGCTGTTCGATTATTTTTTCTTGCATGATTTCCTCCGTCAGAGTGTTTAGTATCGACTTTTCATCAAGATGTGTGACACCCCCGACACCTGGTTACTATAACTTCCTATAGGGGTTAATTTTTAAGGGCCTATAGAGACTTTAGGGTAGGAGGTGTCGGAGGTGTCACGCTTTAGTTTAAAATGGCTTTTTCTGTCAGCCGTATTCCGCGAACAAACCGGCCTTGGCGATTTCTGAACCGTACGATTCCGGCTTGTTCAATGGCAGTATAAAAATCGGCAGAATTTCGCACATAATCACCGGTAACATTACAAAAGTTTCGATACGCAGTATAAAAATCACCGGATTTTTCCTGATAGGCTTTACCAAGCTCACAGCACTCATCCAGGAAATGGCCGAGCCAGTCGTTGTTTTCACGATACGAGCCGATGGCTTCCCGCACACAAGCTGGTGTGGTAAGCTGAAAATTTTTTTGAATGATCTTCTGTGCCCCTTCAATGATCCAAGTCAGGACATACTCGCCTGCATTTTTCAGCAGGTAGTCTGCATAATTTTTGATATCGTTGTTTCCTTCAATGCGAGCGTTAAAGGGTATCACAATGAGCCTGCCATGCTTATTTGTCTAAGAGTTTCATGCGCTTCTCGTGGTATTCGAGATCACGCGCGGCCTGTTCCGCTTCCCGCTTGTCGCGTTCCTTGCGGTATTCGATATCGCGGGCAGTAGATTCCTGCTCACGCTTTTCACGTCTGCGGTCGTAGAGGAAGTTCTGGATTGTTGCAATCAGGATCACAATGCTGAAGACCAGCCAGATAGCGATAATTGCAGTTAAGAGGATCGTCTGAAAGGTTGTCATAGTCATAGTCGCGCCTCCCTTAATTCAGAAAGTCTTCATCGTCATCAGTGACGAAGTCAGACTCAGCACTTGCCTTGCCGCCAAGAGGCTCGCCGTCACGGATCTTCTGCAGGTTATTGAGGCCGCAGGCGATTCCCTTGTTGCCGGAAGAGTTGAAAGCATAAAATGTGATGCTGGCTCTGCCATAGACGCCGGAGTACACTTCGGAACGGGTCAGGATGGGATTCAGGTCTGCATCCACAATACCGGGAGCAGAGGTGGCATTGGCGTTTACAAAGTAGGCGTTCTTATAGGCCTCATCGTCCGGGCGCTCCGCGTCGCCGTCACGAAGCGGCGTCTTGATCGCGGACAGCGCGGGAACGGACTTGCTGTTGCCCTTGAGCTTGGCTTCGCCCTCCTTATAGGCAGCCTCGATGGCGGCCTTGACCTTGGCGACCGTCACGGTGTCGGACTTCGGAATGATGAGGCTTACGCTGTATTTCGGCGTTCCGCCGTTGATGGACTTCGGCTCCCAGACGTTCGCGTAGGACCAGCGGGTGTTCGGGCCAGTGATAACCTTCATCGGATTGTGCATAGTTGTCTTACTCATGATTTTTGACCTCCTTGAAGTCGTTTTTTGCTGTATTCATCGCCGGACGCTTGTCGGAGTCCGGGACGAGTGTTGGTTTGCCCTGCGGCTTCTCGATGAAGCCTGACAGGAGTTCATTGAACCGGTTCTTTCCGAGGAGCTTCTGCATGGCAGTAATGCCGAGCAGCTTCTTCTCATACGGGTCGAATCCGGCGTCTTCGACCGTCTTGGCGACGGCGGTTTCGTTGGTGTACTTGCGGACGGATCTGCCTTCGACGAGCTTGAAGCCATGCCATTCCTTGCCGGACAATGCCTGCTGGAGCGCGTACTCCTTGATGTCGGACGCCCATGAGATTAGCTCGTCCACTTGGGAGAGGATGACCTCGATCTCCGCGTCGGAGAGCTCCGGCGGCAGCTTGAACTCGTGCTGCGCGAGCTTCAGGTTCTCCTCGGCCCGCTTCCGGCAGATGGTCTTCGCCTTGCAGAACCGGCACCACGGGCCGCAGGAGAGTTCTCCCTTGCCGTCCCACGCCAGCTCCGCTGTAGGCTTCAGAACCTCGTCCGCCCATGCGAGCAGGTCCTTCTTGCTGATCTGCCATTCGCTGACGTTCTGCCGTCTCGGCTGGTAGATCGTCATGCTGACGGTGTCGATGTCGTAGATGTCATCGAACAGTTTCAAGGCACCCAGCGAGTAGCATTTGAGCTGCGGATTGTCCTCCGCCGACACGGCGATGCCGGTGCCGTACTTCAGATCGATGATCCGGAGCGTGCCATCCGCGATGATCAGCGCATCGGATGTGCCGAAGCCCTGTCTCACCCAGCGGGAGTAGTCCACGCGCTGCTCAACCAGAACAACCGGATCAGAGCAGACCTCTTTTGCGGCCTCGACCTTTTCCAGTACGTAGCTGACATAGCCGTCTGTTGCTTCCTCCATCTCCTCGTTGTAGAAGGCAAGGGCCTCGGTCGGGTCCTGTGCCGGGTAGCCGAGCGCCTTGCGGAGCTTGTATTCGGCGAGCGCGTGAGCGCAGGTGCCTTCCAGTGCGTAGTCGCTTTCCTTGTCCTCGAATCCCTCGCTAAGCCTGACTGACGGCGGGCAGTGAATCCACCGGTTGGAGCTTGACGCGGAGAGGACCGCATGCTGTCTTTCAGAATTCATTGAGTCCCTCCACATCGAAGAGCAGGGCCTCGTAGTCCTTCGGATCGACAGCCGACAGCTTGCTCGCACCGTACTTGAGGAGCAGCTCGCGGATCTGCGTCGTATAGCCTGCGCGCGACCGTTCGGCGAGAACCTTCCTCACATCCTCCAGCTTCAGCTCCTTCTTCGGCTCAGGCTCGGCCTGCGTCTCTTCAGGCTGCGGAGCGGGTTCCTCGTCGTTGCCGGAGAACTGCTGGTAGAGCCAGTCGGCCGCGCTGTTAATAGCAGCGGCGGCATCGCGCAGTTCCTTGATGGTCTGATCCATTTCTGCCATTTTTGACATTTCCTTTTCCTCCTTCCTCGGATTGACCTGCGGCAAGGACAGACAGGTTCCTTGCCAGTCTTGCGGATACATGGCTTATCGCGTAAAGAACTGCGATGGTCTCTGCGTCCGCCGGACTTCTGTTGCGTGTCGTATTCATCGCTTTACCTCCAATCCGGAGCATCTTGTTTTCGTGCTCCTTACACTTCCCACTGGAGGCGAGGCAGGCGTTTTGACGAAGGGAAAAGAAGAATTTCAGAAAAAAGCTCCGGCCACCACGATGGCCAGCCGGAGTCGCATGATTAGAACCAATCGGGGAACTCCTGAGACAGCTTCCCCTCGGCCTTCTTCAGGCGGGACAGGAACGTCGTGCGCTTGATGCCGACGATGTCGGCGATGGCCTCGTCGGAGAGGCCTTCCTCGCGGAGCTCTCCGATACGCTTGGCCTCCGGCATGAGCTCCTGCAGACGCTCGAAGAGCTGATCCAGCTCCGCCTTCTCGGAAAGCACCTCTTCAATAAGAGGAGCGCCGTCCGGAACGTAATCGGCGAGCGTTCCATCGCCGCCCGGCAGCGGATCGTCAAGAGAGACGGTCGTGTTGTTGCGGAATTCGCAGTCGAGGCAGTTGCCGTCGCACAGCCACCATTTGCTGCGCGGGCAGAAGCATTCGCCGCGATACTGCATGCGTTTCCTCAGCGCCGTGCGCCAGCGGTCGTACTCGCGATACTGGTCCTCCGGGATCTCGTACCACTGCTTGGTGGTCTTGTCGTAGATGCGATACTTCTTGGATTCTTTTGTCATGAATTTTTCCTCCTGTGATTTGCTTTTGCGAAGCAGTCACAGGGGGAATTCACAGACTGTTGATCCCAGAGTCACGCAAGATCATTGAAACCGAGCACGGATTTCGATATAATAGGAATTGGTAGGAAACGTTCAGAAATGCTCCGAACCATGTATCCCATGCGAAATCCGCCAGCTGAGCGATTTCTCCCGTGATCACTTCACAGGACTCACCAAATCGTTCGCAAGGTCGGCTGCCATAGTTCGTAAGGTTCTTAAGGTTCGGGTTTTGAAAAAGCAGAGGAAAATAGTGACAACAGATGGAATACCAAGGCTATGCGGCGGAACGTTCTTCGTACTCCTGCTGCAGGCATTAAAGAATAGGAAAAGCGCCCGAGAGCATTACAAAGGAGATCGTGATGGCCTCTCTGACCCGGAAGTGCTCATCGGGCTTATCAAGGTAATTAATCCTGATTACGAGCCGCCAAGGCTCGAGCGGATAAAGACAAAGACAAATGATTTCAAGGCATGCAAGCTGTCGAAGGGTGAGTATCTTCCCTTTGGAAACACACCGGAAGTAGAAGTGTTTGACGAAAGAATCAGAACGGAATACGGGTCTGCGCTGATTCCT harbors:
- a CDS encoding DUF4314 domain-containing protein, producing MAERKNTLMRYPNKERLEQLRSTYPAGTRIVLVQMDDAQAPPIGTKGTVVGVDDTGSLLVHWDNGSTLNVLYGIDRCLIIRKK
- a CDS encoding prevent-host-death protein; its protein translation is MDIETIKNELKEHILDSVQEDAKNATISWLHTTVLPAVKEVADAYTVALQESAGKETGWNKFRDQCFLPTLIDSGLWLTGKLLGKMVVVQE
- a CDS encoding N-acetylmuramoyl-L-alanine amidase family protein, whose product is MRVCINPGHDRERDSGAVNPNTGLRECDVAATIGSLVQTYLETAGCEVQLLQSDNLAGETPDLPCVVDTANAWSADVFVSLHCNSDSGYARGTETLIYTNDSGSSPQLAACIQLQIVQSLGTVDHGLKERPNLIVLKDTTMPAVLVETAFIDNEDDAALLTNNADDFARAIARGITDFEGRY
- a CDS encoding site-specific DNA-methyltransferase, yielding MELIKKNIQDLIPAAYNPRKDLQPGDPEYEKLKRSLDEFGYVEPVIWNKRTGNVVGGHQRLKVLQQEGISEIDCVVIDMDTEKEKALNIALNKISGDWDTDKLALLITDLQGSDFDVSLTGFDPAELDDLFKDDIKNGVHEDDFDVDAELKKPVFSKAGDMWQLGIYRLLCGDSTQPETYQRLLQGTPVNLVVTDPPYNVNYEGRAGKIKNDHLQDDKFYQFLYDAFSCMHTVMADDASIYVFHADTEGLNFRKAFSDAGFYLSGCCIWMKQSLVLGRSPYQWQHEPVLYGWKKKGKHEWYTGRKESTIWEFDKPKKNTDHPTMKPIPLLAYPILNSSMTGCTVLDPFGGSGSTLLACEQTKRRCYMIELDEKFCDVIVKRYIEQVGSDERVTVTRNGKTYTYTEMEAT
- a CDS encoding P27 family phage terminase small subunit: MAKDGTNRGGRRIRAGDKPEALADKIDKGKAATIIDLPTPALEGAELNDAADLTGEDMPNPSDYLSARQRDGKPLGADDLFRQTWKWLKDRGCERLVNPRLLEAYAQAFARYIQCEEAISTYGLLGKHPTTGGAITSPFVQMSQSFQKQANLLWYEIFDIVKQNCTTAFVGSPQDTMMEHLLQARKGK
- a CDS encoding HNH endonuclease, which gives rise to MPWKPKKPCAYPGCRELTVNRYCEQHQKLMDKRYDAYERSPVVKKRYGRAWKRIRDRYIGKHPLCEMCLKNHKTTPATEVHHIRPLSRGGTHDEDNLMALCKPCHSKITAEMDDRWHHARKEYHYE
- a CDS encoding type II toxin-antitoxin system YafQ family toxin; the encoded protein is MKYEVKFTTQFKKDLKLAKKQNKDIDVLFSVIEQLAQGKQLDEKYRDHDLGGTYKGCRECHIDPDWLLIYETKDDVLVLLLYRLGSHSQLF
- a CDS encoding type II toxin-antitoxin system RelB/DinJ family antitoxin yields the protein MVNTNLNIRTDKEVKNQAEKIFNALGMNMTTAVNIFLKTTIRENGIPFRLTLDVPNATTRSAIEEGKRIAIDKKVKGYTNMTDLRVALEK
- a CDS encoding DEAD/DEAH box helicase translates to MQYKPHDYQTYATNFILKNPTAAILLDMGLGKSVITLTAIEQLIYDSFDVHRVLVIAPLRVARDTWPAEIQKWDHLHDVTYAVAIGTATERKAALLQQVNIHIINRENVPWLIEDSGILFHYDMLVIDELSSFKSYQAKRFRSLLRVRLKVKRIVGLTGTPSSNGLMDLWAEFRLLDMGQRLGRFITHYRSEFFQPDKRNQQMIFSYKPKPGAEEEIYRRIADITISMKSKEYLTMPALVRNEISVHLSKRERNMYDTLCSQLVLSLDGKEIDAVNAPALSNKLCQMANGAVYDEEKRIIPIHDRKLDALEDILEGANGKPVLIAYWFKHDLIRIQQRFTVREIKTSQDITDWNAGVIPVAILHPASAGHGLNLQQGGSTLVWFGLTWSLELYQQTNARLWRQGQTDTVIIHHILTAGTIDETIMKSLKEKNKTQAALIEAVRANLQGGSL
- a CDS encoding VRR-NUC domain-containing protein → MQEKIIEQQLVHSVKHKGGICPKFVSPGYDGMPDRLVLLPHGRIAFVELKAPGKKMRPLQVHRKRQLEALGFPVYCIDNSTQLGGMLDAIQTS
- a CDS encoding DUF2815 family protein; protein product: MSKTTMHNPMKVITGPNTRWSYANVWEPKSINGGTPKYSVSLIIPKSDTVTVAKVKAAIEAAYKEGEAKLKGNSKSVPALSAIKTPLRDGDAERPDDEAYKNAYFVNANATSAPGIVDADLNPILTRSEVYSGVYGRASITFYAFNSSGNKGIACGLNNLQKIRDGEPLGGKASAESDFVTDDDEDFLN
- a CDS encoding DUF2800 domain-containing protein; the protein is MNSERQHAVLSASSSNRWIHCPPSVRLSEGFEDKESDYALEGTCAHALAEYKLRKALGYPAQDPTEALAFYNEEMEEATDGYVSYVLEKVEAAKEVCSDPVVLVEQRVDYSRWVRQGFGTSDALIIADGTLRIIDLKYGTGIAVSAEDNPQLKCYSLGALKLFDDIYDIDTVSMTIYQPRRQNVSEWQISKKDLLAWADEVLKPTAELAWDGKGELSCGPWCRFCKAKTICRKRAEENLKLAQHEFKLPPELSDAEIEVILSQVDELISWASDIKEYALQQALSGKEWHGFKLVEGRSVRKYTNETAVAKTVEDAGFDPYEKKLLGITAMQKLLGKNRFNELLSGFIEKPQGKPTLVPDSDKRPAMNTAKNDFKEVKNHE
- a CDS encoding DNA ligase, translated to MSKMAEMDQTIKELRDAAAAINSAADWLYQQFSGNDEEPAPQPEETQAEPEPKKELKLEDVRKVLAERSRAGYTTQIRELLLKYGASKLSAVDPKDYEALLFDVEGLNEF
- a CDS encoding RNA polymerase sigma factor, with translation MTKESKKYRIYDKTTKQWYEIPEDQYREYDRWRTALRKRMQYRGECFCPRSKWWLCDGNCLDCEFRNNTTVSLDDPLPGGDGTLADYVPDGAPLIEEVLSEKAELDQLFERLQELMPEAKRIGELREEGLSDEAIADIVGIKRTTFLSRLKKAEGKLSQEFPDWF